One segment of Geomonas ferrireducens DNA contains the following:
- a CDS encoding protoglobin domain-containing protein, translating into MLTMQEIKNHYYFTETDAEQLKELFPLAQENSQAMVEEFYSYLLKIPETAVFLRDPKDLARLKKTHSDWFLSLFSGHYDNEYMLTLQAIGQAHVRIKVSAHYVNAAMNVVRRFLIEMLQASFPDIAVRRKYRVAVEKILDINLDIMSTSYQEEELRKVFVSHKLESKLIHAAERFTYGLNLILVIALTGVSLSVVTLFFWDLVHIFQGNFEKGILSALGSLLILWMMIELMDNEIKTLKGGKFNILIFIGVIIVALIREILISTLRHDALETQAFLAGTLLILGIVYYLVAKSQSVSAH; encoded by the coding sequence ATGCTTACAATGCAGGAAATAAAGAACCACTATTACTTCACCGAAACCGACGCCGAACAGCTCAAAGAGCTTTTCCCGCTCGCGCAGGAGAACAGCCAGGCCATGGTCGAGGAGTTCTACTCCTACCTTCTGAAGATCCCGGAAACCGCCGTCTTCCTGCGCGACCCTAAAGACCTCGCCCGGCTCAAGAAAACCCATTCCGATTGGTTCCTCTCCCTTTTCTCGGGGCACTACGACAACGAGTACATGCTCACCCTCCAGGCCATCGGCCAGGCCCACGTACGCATCAAGGTGAGCGCCCATTACGTCAACGCCGCGATGAACGTGGTGCGCCGCTTCCTCATCGAGATGCTGCAGGCGAGCTTCCCCGACATCGCGGTCCGGCGCAAGTACCGCGTCGCGGTCGAGAAGATCCTGGACATCAACCTGGACATCATGAGCACCTCCTACCAGGAAGAGGAGCTGCGCAAGGTCTTTGTCTCGCACAAGCTCGAGTCCAAGCTGATCCATGCCGCGGAGCGCTTCACCTACGGCTTGAACCTCATCCTCGTCATAGCGCTCACCGGCGTCTCCCTCTCCGTGGTGACCCTCTTCTTCTGGGACCTGGTCCACATCTTCCAGGGGAACTTCGAGAAGGGGATCCTCTCCGCGCTCGGCTCGCTGCTCATCCTCTGGATGATGATCGAGCTCATGGACAACGAGATAAAGACGCTCAAGGGGGGCAAGTTCAACATCCTGATCTTCATCGGCGTGATCATCGTCGCCCTGATCCGGGAGATCCTGATCTCGACCCTGCGCCACGACGCCCTGGAGACCCAGGCTTTCCTCGCCGGAACGCTCCTCATCCTGGGGATCGTCTACTACCTGGTTGCAAAAAGCCAGAGCGTCTCCGCGCACTGA
- a CDS encoding CZB domain-containing protein: protein MYKYRLNEVIAKGELESPKGPCTEHDCAFGKWFYGSEIPPRHRASAYYQRVKELHAEFHKVACNVAHMAVDGDREGAQRMMELDGEFSLISNRMMEALIKWRDNI from the coding sequence TTGTATAAGTACAGACTCAACGAGGTGATAGCCAAAGGGGAACTGGAAAGCCCCAAGGGGCCATGCACCGAGCATGACTGTGCTTTCGGCAAATGGTTCTACGGCAGCGAAATCCCTCCCCGGCACCGTGCCTCCGCCTACTACCAGAGGGTGAAGGAACTGCACGCCGAGTTTCACAAGGTGGCCTGCAACGTGGCCCATATGGCGGTCGATGGAGATCGCGAGGGGGCGCAGCGGATGATGGAACTGGATGGGGAATTCAGCCTTATATCGAACCGGATGATGGAAGCGCTGATCAAATGGAGAGACAACATTTAG